In Oceanobacillus sp. FSL K6-2867, one DNA window encodes the following:
- a CDS encoding amino acid adenylation domain-containing protein — translation MPKSMVAQHTLTGAQAGIWYAQQLEPENPVYNTAEYVEINGSLQLEHFEKALRQAIQESDSIHTRFGENEDGPWQEVREQKDFSFHFIDVSKEENPRQTAESWMKADFAEAIDLTHDSLFEQALFKVNSDKYFWYQRIHHIAADAYGFALIAQRVAQIYTSLVYQHSAEDRLGSYQDVLEENEAYLTSEKYVHDREFWLNRFNDQPEVVSFADTSPRLSNQIIYQTGYVPIDSMDQLKQLATKGSLYEVIVAAVAVYTHRLTSAEDVVLCLPMMCRMGTSSVRVPAMVMNLLPLRLAVRPAMTFSELMRQVRREIHEVRLHQNYRHETLRRDLKLVGAEQRLFGPQINMMPFDYELNFAGSIGKTHKLHTGPVDDLSLNIYNQRDGKGLRIDLNANADIYTEQETELHLKRILHVIERIAVTKADVNVAEMDVLLQEEKDNVLYRWNDTSQEQVPATVQEMFVRQVISTPKAQALKFNEKTLTYSALNEQVNRLAHLLKEHGLGPEKFAVLALPRSEDMVIAVLAVLKTGAAYLPIDPDYPSDRIAYMLHDAKPVCILTHQSIECDLPESEVPNLVLDDLAVQERLAAYANTEFLCVPIAPQRPAYMIYTSGSTGRPKGVVVTAGALMNFLLSMQNRFKLGEEDRLLAVTTIAFDISALEIFLPLISGSSCVIAEKEVVKDPASLAHIIEENSISVMQATPTHWHALVSSFPQKIRGLRVLVGGEALTANLAEALSKINCEVTNLYGPTETTIWSTAMNVDPKQTGIPSIGNPIGNTQVFVLDSSLQPVPPGMRGDLYIAGRGLARGYFNRPDLTATSFIANPFGSSGDRMYRTGDVVRWRADGRLEYIGRSDHQIKIRGFRIELGEIEGFLAKDATVSQVVAVVREDQLGDKRLIAYLVPETGEEINLTELRQSARNKLPAHMVPSAFVILDAFPLTPNKKIDRKALPEPDIIKGEHSREPRTPQEEILCDLYKQVLGVLHTGIDDSFFDLGGHSLLAAQLVSKIREVFEVEIGIGKIFESPTVAALVKQLDKGKQVRPPIEKSGVREIIPLSFAQRRLWFLYQLEGPSPTYNIPVVVHLKGKLDCAALQDALIDVVERHQSLRTIFPEQAGAAQQLILDKEATKPVLHVHQIEKGRLNDQLNKAVRYCFNLSEEPAFRVELFEVETDKYVLVLLLHHIVGDGWSLTPLTEDLKQAYISRCQGEAPNWTALPVQYTDYALWQEEMLDIKQDTNSLADEQLAYWQKTLADLPEQLELPTDYPRPLESSYQGETYHFTIRPKLHQQLLDISSKNGVSLFMTLQAGLTALLTRLGAGTDIPLGSPVAGRNDDALTNLVGLFINTLVLRTDTSGNPSFRELLDRVRKVNINAYENQDLPFERLVEVLNPVRSRSKHPLFQIMLALQNTPDPDLELPDLETDLSIYSVGAAKFDFTLEFRERFTDIGNAEGLEAFLEYSTDLFTEETIRLMVRRLIQLLESAVKDQEQPIGRLEILEQEEKQKLLTPGSMNEDMQELSLPSLFEKQAMLHPENIALVIENEKMSYRTLNQKANQLAHLLMDAGVGPEHFVALALPRSFEMIIGLLGILKAGAGYVPLDPNYPSERIAFMLEDVKPVFIITNEAYADKLPETDITSSIILDKKEIMEELNKKKDTNPTDHERVQPLMPLHPAYIIYTSGSTGLPKGVVIPHQNVHRLLTATDQWFQFRADDVWTLFHSYAFDFSVWEMWGALLYGGRLVIVPHTISRSPADFLKLLAQEGVTVLNQTPSAFYQLMQADREQEVIGQNLSLRYVIFGGEALELSRLEEWYERHADDAPKLINMYGITETTVHVTYMELSKRTLSAKAASIIGQGIPDLDVFVLDNFLQPVPLGVVGELYVSGPGLARGYFGRPELTAGRFVANPYGERGARMYRTGDLACWKDYGVLDYLGRADQQVKIRGFRIELGEIEHVLSEHPQVEQATVISREDQPGDQRLIAYVDLERSENGERVDLRHWVAKRLPDYMVPSAFVVIDEFPLTPNGKLDYKALPQPDYAVEMTGRGPRTPQEEVLCNLFMEVLEVPYVGIDDEFFHLGGHSLLAVQLMTRIKETFGIELSIGNLFESPTVAGLAERLEIGDDQSALNVLLPLRRSGSLPPIFCVHPAGGLSWCYAGLIKALRKDFPIYGLQARGISEPGNYPKSLDEMAADYIEQIKTVQPEGPYHLIGWSLGGNVIQTMAAKLQQQGDKVALVAMLDAYPNHFLPINNMPDESEAQIALLALGGYDPESLGEKPLELEHVIELLKKDGSALASLDDAVIMNLKKTYVQSVQILSKSEPEIFVGDVLFFRSTIIPEWFDPIHVNSWESYIHGALEAYDIHCRHKDMCQPKPLAEIGKIIAGKLNSMYDLP, via the coding sequence ATGCCTAAATCGATGGTAGCGCAGCATACATTGACTGGTGCCCAAGCTGGTATTTGGTATGCACAGCAGCTTGAACCGGAAAATCCAGTTTATAATACGGCTGAATATGTTGAGATTAACGGAAGTCTGCAGCTCGAACACTTTGAAAAAGCATTGCGGCAGGCAATTCAAGAATCGGATTCGATACATACTAGATTTGGAGAGAATGAAGATGGACCATGGCAGGAAGTTCGTGAGCAGAAAGATTTTTCTTTTCACTTTATAGATGTAAGCAAGGAGGAAAATCCGCGACAAACTGCTGAAAGCTGGATGAAGGCCGATTTTGCTGAAGCAATTGATCTGACACATGATTCACTGTTTGAGCAAGCTTTATTTAAGGTGAATTCAGATAAGTATTTCTGGTATCAGCGTATTCACCATATTGCTGCGGATGCATATGGATTTGCACTCATCGCACAGCGAGTTGCACAGATTTATACATCACTTGTATACCAGCATTCTGCTGAAGACAGACTGGGGTCATATCAAGATGTGTTAGAGGAAAATGAGGCATATCTTACTTCAGAGAAATATGTGCATGATCGCGAATTCTGGTTGAACCGTTTTAACGATCAACCTGAAGTAGTAAGCTTTGCAGACACTTCTCCGCGATTATCAAACCAGATTATCTATCAGACAGGCTATGTGCCAATTGATTCAATGGATCAATTGAAACAATTGGCCACAAAAGGAAGTTTGTATGAAGTAATTGTTGCGGCTGTTGCTGTTTATACGCATCGATTAACTAGTGCTGAAGATGTTGTCCTTTGTTTACCGATGATGTGCCGTATGGGCACTTCTTCGGTAAGGGTGCCTGCCATGGTGATGAATTTGCTGCCATTACGTCTTGCGGTGCGTCCTGCTATGACTTTTTCAGAACTAATGCGGCAAGTAAGGCGAGAAATACATGAAGTACGTTTGCATCAGAATTACCGACATGAAACATTACGTCGAGATTTGAAGCTTGTTGGTGCAGAACAACGATTATTCGGTCCGCAAATTAATATGATGCCATTTGATTATGAATTAAATTTTGCTGGAAGTATTGGGAAGACGCATAAGCTTCATACTGGGCCAGTGGATGATCTTTCTCTAAATATTTATAATCAGCGTGATGGTAAAGGGCTGAGAATTGATCTTAACGCGAATGCTGATATTTATACTGAACAGGAAACAGAACTTCATCTCAAACGAATTTTACATGTAATAGAAAGGATTGCAGTGACAAAAGCAGACGTAAACGTTGCGGAAATGGATGTCCTTTTACAAGAGGAAAAAGACAATGTTTTATACAGATGGAATGATACATCGCAAGAGCAAGTGCCCGCAACTGTACAGGAAATGTTCGTAAGACAGGTGATATCAACACCGAAGGCTCAGGCGTTGAAATTTAATGAAAAGACGCTTACGTATTCTGCGTTGAATGAGCAAGTTAATCGGCTTGCCCACTTACTAAAGGAACATGGGCTGGGACCTGAGAAATTTGCTGTATTAGCACTTCCGCGATCAGAAGATATGGTTATTGCCGTGTTAGCTGTTCTAAAAACAGGAGCAGCCTACCTACCGATTGATCCGGATTACCCATCTGATCGAATTGCATATATGCTGCATGATGCAAAGCCTGTGTGTATACTTACACATCAGTCAATAGAGTGTGATTTGCCGGAAAGTGAAGTTCCAAATCTTGTACTGGATGATTTAGCTGTTCAAGAAAGGTTAGCTGCCTATGCTAATACTGAATTTCTATGCGTACCAATAGCACCTCAGCGTCCAGCATATATGATTTATACGTCTGGTTCAACTGGTCGGCCAAAAGGTGTTGTTGTTACTGCTGGCGCCTTGATGAACTTTCTTCTTTCGATGCAAAACAGATTTAAATTAGGGGAAGAGGATCGACTTTTAGCTGTTACAACAATCGCTTTTGACATATCGGCACTGGAAATCTTTCTTCCGCTTATTAGTGGATCAAGCTGTGTTATTGCAGAAAAAGAAGTAGTTAAAGATCCCGCTTCATTAGCGCATATAATTGAAGAAAATAGTATTTCTGTCATGCAGGCAACACCAACTCATTGGCATGCCCTCGTTTCGTCATTCCCGCAAAAAATCCGGGGACTGCGGGTGCTTGTAGGTGGTGAGGCACTTACAGCTAATTTGGCAGAAGCACTTAGTAAAATTAATTGTGAAGTAACAAATCTTTATGGGCCAACAGAAACAACGATATGGTCTACAGCGATGAACGTTGATCCGAAGCAAACAGGAATCCCTTCCATTGGAAATCCTATTGGAAATACACAGGTCTTTGTGCTGGATTCCAGTTTACAGCCCGTCCCCCCAGGAATGAGGGGAGATTTATATATAGCTGGAAGAGGGCTGGCACGGGGATATTTTAATAGACCTGATTTAACTGCGACAAGCTTCATTGCCAACCCATTTGGTTCATCCGGAGATCGAATGTATAGAACTGGCGATGTTGTCCGCTGGAGAGCGGATGGCAGGCTTGAATATATAGGCAGATCAGATCATCAGATTAAAATTAGAGGTTTCAGAATAGAGCTTGGAGAAATTGAAGGATTTCTTGCAAAAGACGCTACTGTTAGTCAAGTAGTAGCTGTCGTTAGGGAGGATCAGCTGGGAGATAAACGGCTGATTGCTTATCTTGTACCAGAGACAGGGGAAGAAATTAATCTAACAGAACTTCGCCAATCTGCTCGAAATAAGCTGCCTGCCCATATGGTCCCTTCCGCATTTGTTATATTAGACGCTTTCCCGCTAACGCCCAATAAGAAAATAGATCGGAAAGCGTTACCGGAACCGGATATTATCAAAGGTGAGCATAGCCGAGAACCAAGAACTCCGCAAGAAGAAATATTATGTGATTTATATAAACAAGTTCTTGGTGTGCTGCATACAGGAATTGATGATAGTTTCTTTGATCTTGGTGGACATTCGCTGCTTGCTGCTCAGTTAGTTAGTAAAATTCGTGAAGTTTTTGAAGTTGAGATTGGTATTGGAAAAATTTTCGAGAGTCCAACTGTTGCTGCTCTTGTTAAGCAGTTGGACAAGGGGAAGCAAGTGAGACCCCCTATTGAGAAGTCAGGAGTACGAGAAATAATTCCGTTATCATTCGCGCAGCGTCGTTTATGGTTCCTTTACCAGCTGGAAGGACCTAGCCCTACTTATAATATCCCAGTTGTCGTTCATTTAAAAGGAAAATTGGATTGCGCTGCATTACAGGATGCTCTGATTGATGTGGTTGAACGACATCAATCATTAAGAACAATTTTCCCCGAACAAGCAGGTGCTGCCCAGCAGCTTATATTAGACAAAGAAGCGACCAAACCTGTATTGCATGTGCATCAAATTGAAAAAGGAAGATTAAATGATCAATTGAATAAAGCTGTAAGATATTGTTTTAACTTGTCAGAGGAGCCGGCATTTCGCGTTGAGCTTTTTGAAGTAGAAACGGATAAGTATGTGCTTGTCCTATTACTGCATCACATTGTGGGTGATGGCTGGTCGCTGACACCTTTAACAGAGGATTTAAAGCAGGCATATATCAGTCGTTGTCAAGGTGAAGCTCCAAACTGGACAGCATTACCTGTCCAGTATACAGACTATGCGCTGTGGCAAGAAGAAATGCTGGATATAAAGCAGGATACCAATTCTTTAGCTGATGAACAGCTTGCATACTGGCAGAAAACATTAGCAGATTTGCCTGAACAGCTGGAATTACCGACAGATTATCCTCGCCCATTGGAGTCAAGTTATCAGGGGGAGACATACCATTTTACAATTCGGCCGAAACTGCATCAGCAGTTGCTGGATATCTCTTCCAAAAACGGAGTCAGCTTATTTATGACATTACAAGCAGGGCTTACAGCATTGCTGACTAGACTAGGAGCGGGAACTGATATACCTTTAGGAAGCCCTGTAGCGGGAAGAAATGATGATGCTCTAACAAATCTTGTTGGTTTATTTATAAACACATTGGTATTGCGTACAGACACATCCGGTAATCCAAGCTTCCGGGAATTGCTGGACAGAGTGAGAAAGGTTAATATCAATGCTTATGAAAATCAAGATTTACCGTTTGAAAGATTAGTAGAGGTACTAAATCCGGTTCGTTCCAGGTCAAAGCATCCGTTATTTCAAATTATGCTCGCATTACAAAATACACCAGATCCAGATCTTGAATTACCTGATTTAGAGACTGATTTATCGATTTATAGTGTAGGAGCAGCTAAGTTCGATTTTACGTTAGAGTTTCGTGAACGTTTTACTGATATTGGGAATGCTGAGGGTTTAGAGGCTTTCCTGGAATATAGCACGGACCTTTTTACGGAAGAAACTATCAGATTGATGGTAAGGCGGCTTATTCAGTTATTAGAATCAGCTGTGAAGGATCAGGAACAACCAATTGGCCGTCTCGAAATATTGGAACAGGAAGAAAAGCAAAAGCTGCTTACACCTGGAAGTATGAATGAAGATATGCAAGAGCTGTCCTTGCCATCGCTATTTGAAAAACAAGCGATGCTTCATCCAGAAAATATTGCACTTGTAATTGAAAACGAAAAAATGAGTTACAGAACACTGAATCAAAAAGCAAACCAGCTTGCCCATCTATTAATGGATGCAGGTGTTGGTCCAGAACATTTTGTCGCACTTGCTCTGCCAAGGTCATTTGAAATGATAATTGGTTTGTTAGGGATACTAAAGGCAGGTGCAGGATATGTGCCACTCGATCCGAATTATCCAAGTGAACGTATCGCCTTTATGCTGGAAGATGTAAAGCCAGTGTTTATTATTACGAATGAAGCATACGCGGATAAACTTCCGGAAACGGATATAACCTCAAGTATTATCTTGGACAAAAAGGAAATAATGGAAGAGTTAAATAAAAAGAAGGATACAAATCCGACAGATCATGAACGAGTGCAGCCGTTGATGCCGCTTCATCCAGCTTATATTATTTATACTTCCGGCTCAACTGGGCTTCCGAAAGGCGTTGTTATTCCACACCAAAATGTTCATCGTTTGCTTACGGCAACTGATCAATGGTTCCAATTTAGAGCCGATGATGTATGGACGCTGTTTCACTCTTATGCATTTGACTTTTCTGTTTGGGAAATGTGGGGTGCTCTATTGTATGGTGGTCGTCTTGTTATTGTACCACACACGATTAGCCGTTCGCCTGCTGATTTTCTGAAGTTACTTGCTCAAGAAGGAGTTACCGTATTAAATCAGACACCTTCTGCATTTTATCAGTTAATGCAAGCTGATCGAGAACAGGAGGTGATTGGTCAGAACCTATCACTCAGGTATGTCATTTTTGGAGGGGAAGCACTCGAATTAAGTCGATTAGAAGAGTGGTATGAAAGACATGCTGATGATGCACCGAAACTAATCAATATGTATGGTATTACAGAAACAACCGTTCATGTTACTTACATGGAACTAAGCAAGAGAACTCTTTCCGCAAAGGCAGCCAGTATTATTGGCCAAGGAATACCTGATCTTGATGTATTTGTACTGGATAATTTTCTTCAGCCGGTTCCATTAGGTGTCGTTGGAGAGTTATATGTATCCGGTCCTGGATTAGCAAGAGGTTATTTTGGGCGTCCTGAATTAACTGCAGGTCGCTTTGTCGCAAACCCCTATGGGGAAAGGGGTGCAAGAATGTACCGCACCGGGGATTTAGCTTGTTGGAAAGATTACGGGGTCCTGGACTATTTAGGCAGAGCCGACCAGCAGGTTAAAATAAGAGGATTCAGAATTGAATTAGGAGAGATTGAACATGTGCTTTCTGAACATCCTCAAGTAGAGCAAGCAACCGTGATAAGCAGGGAAGATCAACCGGGTGATCAACGGCTTATAGCTTATGTTGACTTAGAGAGAAGCGAAAATGGAGAGCGTGTTGATTTACGGCATTGGGTTGCAAAACGTTTGCCTGATTATATGGTTCCATCAGCGTTTGTAGTGATCGACGAATTTCCATTAACACCTAATGGAAAACTCGATTACAAGGCATTACCTCAACCTGACTATGCAGTAGAAATGACTGGACGTGGGCCAAGAACACCACAAGAAGAAGTCCTTTGTAACCTATTTATGGAAGTACTTGAAGTGCCATACGTAGGGATCGATGATGAATTTTTCCATCTTGGTGGTCATTCTCTGCTCGCTGTACAGTTGATGACGCGAATTAAAGAAACGTTCGGTATAGAGCTTAGTATTGGTAATCTCTTTGAATCTCCGACTGTTGCAGGGCTTGCTGAACGATTGGAAATTGGTGATGATCAAAGTGCACTTAACGTGTTGTTACCACTGCGTAGAAGCGGTAGTCTTCCACCGATATTTTGCGTGCATCCTGCAGGAGGGCTTAGTTGGTGCTATGCGGGGCTGATCAAAGCATTAAGGAAGGATTTTCCGATATACGGCTTGCAGGCACGAGGAATTTCGGAGCCAGGCAACTATCCGAAGTCTTTGGATGAAATGGCGGCGGATTATATTGAGCAGATAAAAACTGTTCAGCCTGAAGGTCCTTATCATTTGATTGGATGGTCACTAGGTGGAAATGTTATTCAGACAATGGCAGCAAAACTTCAACAACAAGGAGATAAAGTCGCACTTGTAGCTATGCTGGATGCATATCCAAATCATTTTCTCCCAATAAACAATATGCCTGACGAATCAGAAGCGCAGATTGCTTTACTTGCCTTAGGAGGGTATGATCCCGAAAGTCTTGGGGAGAAGCCATTGGAATTGGAGCATGTAATTGAGTTGCTTAAGAAAGACGGCAGTGCATTAGCAAGTCTTGATGATGCTGTGATTATGAACTTGAAGAAAACATATGTACAATCTGTACAAATTTTAAGCAAATCGGAACCGGAAATATTTGTTGGTGATGTTCTCTTTTTCCGGTCGACTATTATTCCAGAGTGGTTTGACCCGATACATGTCAACTCATGGGAATCATATATCCATGGGGCCCTTGAAGCATATGATATTCATTGCCGTCATAAGGATATGTGTCAGCCCAAGCCTTTGGCAGAAATCGGAAAAATTATTGCTGGAAAGCTAAACAGCATGTATGACTTACCTTAA
- a CDS encoding (2,3-dihydroxybenzoyl)adenylate synthase translates to MLDGCQPWPHEIAAFYRETGCWRGETFGQILRDRAAMYSEKIALTYGEEHVSYKTLDERVDQLAAGFQRIGLKKEDRVVVQLPNTIAFFEVCFALFRLGVLPVFSLPSHRYSEIQYFCAFSEAKAYIMPDHFNGYNYLEMAQEVRENTPSLQHVITLGESEDFMKLTDLYIDDNYIQPEVSPSDFAFLQLSGGSTGLSKLIPRTHDEYIYSLRRSNEICELNEKSVYLAVLPIAHNYPLSSPGVLGALYAGARIVLSSGPSPDEAFPLIEKEKVSITALVPPLAIIWLEAVKTRSYDFSSLQVIQVGGAHFSSETARRIQPAFDCKLQQVYGMAEGLVNYTRLDDPDEIVIHTQGRPMSSYDEIRIVDEEDREVAQGEAGELLTRGPYTIRGYYKADQHNAKAFTSDGFYRTGDLVSLNEAGYIVMEGRVKDQINRGGEKIAAEEVEDHLIAHHHVLDVAIVSMPDKFLGERSCAFIIPFKQTPSAAEIKAFLQKTGIATYKIPDRIEIVNSFPQTPFGKVSKKALRKMITEKLANI, encoded by the coding sequence TTGTTAGATGGATGTCAACCTTGGCCCCATGAAATTGCCGCATTTTACCGTGAAACAGGTTGCTGGCGGGGGGAAACATTTGGGCAGATATTGCGTGATAGAGCGGCTATGTATAGTGAGAAGATTGCTTTAACGTATGGTGAAGAGCATGTGAGCTATAAAACATTAGATGAGAGAGTAGATCAATTAGCTGCAGGTTTTCAGCGGATAGGATTAAAAAAAGAAGACCGTGTTGTCGTTCAATTACCAAATACAATTGCATTTTTTGAGGTTTGTTTTGCATTGTTCAGGCTGGGTGTATTACCAGTGTTTTCACTTCCGTCGCATCGATATAGTGAGATCCAATATTTCTGCGCATTTTCGGAAGCGAAGGCGTATATTATGCCAGATCATTTTAATGGCTATAACTATCTGGAAATGGCTCAGGAAGTACGTGAGAATACACCTTCCTTACAGCATGTTATTACACTTGGTGAATCAGAGGATTTTATGAAATTAACCGATTTATATATCGATGATAATTATATACAGCCTGAAGTATCACCTAGTGACTTTGCATTTCTACAGCTTTCAGGAGGAAGTACAGGACTTTCTAAACTGATACCGAGAACACATGACGAATATATTTACAGCTTACGCAGGAGCAATGAAATATGTGAGCTAAACGAGAAGAGCGTCTATTTGGCTGTTTTGCCGATTGCGCATAATTATCCGTTAAGTTCACCGGGAGTGCTTGGAGCACTTTATGCTGGAGCCAGGATTGTTCTTTCCTCTGGTCCGAGTCCGGATGAAGCCTTTCCACTGATTGAAAAGGAGAAAGTAAGTATTACAGCATTGGTGCCGCCACTAGCAATTATTTGGCTGGAAGCTGTCAAGACACGTTCATACGATTTCTCCAGTCTTCAGGTTATTCAAGTAGGTGGTGCACATTTCAGTTCAGAAACTGCTAGAAGGATACAGCCAGCATTTGATTGCAAATTGCAGCAGGTATACGGGATGGCTGAAGGTTTAGTGAATTATACCAGATTAGATGACCCAGATGAAATTGTCATCCATACCCAAGGGCGCCCGATGTCCTCTTACGATGAAATCCGGATTGTTGACGAAGAAGATCGTGAAGTAGCACAAGGAGAAGCCGGAGAATTGTTAACCCGTGGACCATATACAATTCGGGGATATTATAAAGCAGATCAACATAATGCAAAAGCATTTACTTCCGATGGATTTTACCGTACAGGGGATTTAGTGAGTTTAAATGAAGCAGGATATATCGTTATGGAAGGCCGTGTCAAAGATCAAATTAACCGTGGTGGTGAAAAAATAGCAGCAGAAGAAGTGGAAGATCATCTGATTGCACATCATCATGTATTAGATGTCGCGATTGTCTCCATGCCAGATAAATTTCTTGGTGAGCGGTCTTGTGCATTTATTATCCCTTTTAAGCAAACACCGTCTGCCGCTGAAATAAAGGCGTTTCTGCAAAAGACAGGGATTGCAACTTATAAAATTCCTGATCGAATCGAGATCGTTAATTCCTTTCCGCAAACACCTTTTGGGAAAGTCAGTAAAAAAGCTCTGCGCAAGATGATTACTGAAAAACTAGCAAATATATAA
- the dhbC gene encoding isochorismate synthase DhbC produces the protein MSKTSVAKQKSMLDEYVAGDFFLASPNQTMIGKGIFSVIEKAKEAENQLFSLPSRVEAALYQAKQAGHPYPVAVGAVPFDYSEDSEIIIPEKVDVSEPLNIDEEQQESLSDMYPYEMQPIPEPEEYMNGVNQGLERIATGHIDKIVVSRALHFSTGEQVDVSQLLRNLALHNKQGYTFAVDLTDEKPSGKQKESKGKRTLVGASPELLVSKCGHTVFANPLAGSRPRSDDLMEDQRRAKELLDSEKDLYEHAVVVDMVKEALAPFCETIEVPESPSLVKTEAMWHLSTEIRGTLKQLETSSLELAIALHPTPAVCGYPTALAREAIYEIEPFDRGLFTGMVGWCDENGDGEWIVTIRCAEVKERSIRLFAGAGVVAGSKAEEELNETSAKFRTMLQAIGIKD, from the coding sequence GTGAGTAAAACAAGTGTTGCAAAACAAAAATCGATGCTAGATGAGTATGTAGCAGGAGATTTCTTCCTAGCATCGCCAAATCAAACGATGATAGGGAAAGGGATATTTTCCGTTATTGAGAAGGCAAAGGAAGCGGAGAACCAGCTTTTTAGTTTGCCATCACGTGTAGAGGCTGCCCTCTATCAGGCGAAGCAGGCTGGACACCCTTATCCTGTTGCTGTGGGAGCAGTACCTTTTGATTACTCGGAAGATTCGGAAATAATCATTCCTGAGAAAGTGGATGTTTCTGAGCCTTTAAATATAGACGAAGAACAGCAGGAATCTTTGTCCGACATGTATCCATATGAAATGCAGCCTATACCAGAACCAGAGGAATATATGAATGGTGTTAACCAGGGGTTGGAAAGGATCGCAACAGGACATATCGACAAGATTGTTGTTTCCAGGGCTTTGCATTTTAGCACAGGGGAGCAGGTTGATGTTAGCCAGCTTTTAAGAAATCTAGCGCTACATAATAAGCAAGGGTATACATTTGCAGTCGATTTAACGGATGAAAAACCGTCAGGCAAACAAAAGGAATCTAAAGGTAAACGTACACTGGTTGGTGCCAGCCCAGAACTGCTTGTATCCAAATGCGGACATACTGTATTTGCAAATCCCCTTGCAGGTTCCCGTCCTCGCAGTGATGATTTAATGGAAGATCAAAGGCGGGCTAAGGAGCTGCTGGATTCGGAAAAAGACTTATATGAGCATGCTGTCGTTGTTGACATGGTGAAGGAAGCACTGGCTCCTTTCTGTGAAACAATCGAAGTGCCAGAGTCACCGTCTTTAGTGAAGACAGAAGCAATGTGGCATCTTTCGACAGAGATACGTGGAACTTTAAAACAGCTAGAAACATCTTCGTTAGAGCTGGCTATTGCACTGCATCCGACACCAGCTGTTTGTGGTTATCCAACAGCATTAGCTCGTGAAGCTATCTATGAGATAGAGCCATTTGACCGAGGTCTCTTTACCGGAATGGTCGGTTGGTGTGATGAAAACGGGGATGGAGAATGGATTGTAACAATTCGCTGTGCTGAAGTAAAGGAACGTTCTATACGGCTGTTTGCTGGTGCGGGAGTGGTAGCTGGTTCAAAAGCAGAAGAAGAATTGAACGAGACTTCAGCTAAGTTCCGAACGATGCTCCAGGCAATTGGTATAAAAGACTGA
- a CDS encoding isochorismatase family protein, giving the protein MGIPKILSYPMPNVSDFPENKVSWQVNPDRAVLLIHDMQNYFLNFYNRGQSPVTELVHHIELLKAQCKKQSIPVVYTAQPGDQNPKDRALLTDFWGEGLSDDPTQTSIIDALTPEKNDVMLTKWRYSAFKRSDFLDIIQKQGRDQLIICGVYAHIGCLLTAAEAFMYDIQPFFVADAVADFSLDEHKMAIEYAVKRCAAITSTADMLRELQVSGRENKKEETRMTESFTFESMRQQVAELLELDAEELSDTDDLFDLGLDSIRLMSLVETWRQNGLEVNFIRLAEKGNLLAWWNLIDRVKDKV; this is encoded by the coding sequence ATGGGTATTCCTAAGATTCTATCTTATCCAATGCCGAATGTATCAGATTTTCCAGAAAATAAAGTTTCATGGCAGGTGAACCCAGACCGGGCTGTCTTGCTTATTCATGATATGCAGAATTACTTTTTAAATTTTTATAACAGAGGTCAATCACCGGTAACTGAGCTGGTACATCATATTGAATTATTAAAAGCACAATGTAAAAAACAATCCATTCCAGTTGTTTATACAGCACAGCCTGGCGATCAGAACCCTAAGGATAGGGCACTTTTAACAGACTTCTGGGGTGAAGGGCTTTCGGATGACCCAACGCAGACTAGCATTATTGATGCACTCACACCCGAGAAGAATGATGTGATGCTTACAAAATGGCGTTACAGTGCATTTAAAAGATCAGACTTTCTGGATATTATACAGAAACAAGGGCGTGACCAATTAATTATTTGTGGTGTTTATGCGCATATTGGGTGTCTTCTAACTGCAGCTGAAGCATTTATGTATGATATACAGCCTTTCTTTGTTGCTGATGCAGTTGCAGATTTTTCATTGGATGAGCATAAAATGGCAATCGAATATGCAGTAAAACGATGTGCAGCTATAACTTCTACTGCTGATATGCTGAGAGAATTGCAAGTGAGTGGGCGCGAGAATAAAAAGGAGGAAACACGAATGACAGAATCATTTACTTTTGAATCTATGCGCCAGCAAGTTGCCGAACTTCTGGAATTGGATGCTGAGGAACTTTCAGATACTGATGATCTTTTCGATTTAGGACTTGATTCCATACGGTTAATGAGTTTGGTTGAAACATGGAGACAAAACGGATTAGAAGTTAACTTTATCAGGCTGGCAGAAAAGGGTAACTTATTAGCGTGGTGGAATTTAATAGACAGAGTAAAAGACAAGGTATAA